The following coding sequences are from one Nonlabens arenilitoris window:
- a CDS encoding OmpP1/FadL family transporter → MNKLKALAVLLLISTMAYAGGYRVSTQSNRQLAMGHTGVAVVNSADILFFNPAGLVHLENKINFSAGGFGVFSSVSYQNSEFGTSSETDSPTGTPVYAYGTYKINEKLAVGLGIYTPFGSNVTWPTDWSGSHLVNEIELSAIFIQPTISYQLFDSVSIGGGPILAIGGVTFNRNAGQSLTDEQGNRSNVGIDDSGVTAWGWTAGLMFTPNDRFSFGFNYRSLINIESTEGTATFSNFPNSALTPANGETGFTATLPLPAEITVGLSHKFFDDKLLLAFDYNRALWSEYESLDLVFENGSTSINPRNYKDSSSWRLGAQYLATDNLTLRAGWYYDESPVQSGYFAPETPRNDSLGYTFGLSYQVNSKLAIDASFLYLRFKEVNESYDFFTDPGASAPSSFGGTYKSQALIPGIGVTYSM, encoded by the coding sequence ATGAATAAATTAAAAGCTTTAGCAGTGCTTCTTTTGATTTCTACAATGGCTTATGCTGGTGGATATCGAGTAAGTACACAGAGTAATAGACAGTTAGCCATGGGACACACTGGTGTGGCTGTAGTTAACAGTGCTGACATTCTCTTTTTCAATCCAGCAGGATTGGTACACTTAGAAAACAAAATTAATTTTAGTGCTGGTGGATTCGGCGTTTTTTCCAGCGTTTCTTATCAAAACTCAGAATTTGGAACTTCTTCAGAAACTGACAGCCCTACAGGTACTCCTGTTTATGCTTATGGAACTTATAAAATCAATGAAAAGCTTGCTGTAGGTTTAGGTATTTACACTCCTTTTGGTAGTAATGTAACATGGCCTACAGATTGGTCAGGTTCTCATTTAGTAAATGAAATTGAATTAAGCGCTATATTTATACAACCTACTATTTCTTATCAACTATTTGATAGCGTTAGTATAGGTGGTGGACCGATTCTAGCGATAGGCGGAGTTACCTTTAACAGAAACGCTGGCCAATCACTTACTGATGAGCAAGGTAATCGTTCAAATGTAGGCATTGATGATTCAGGTGTTACGGCATGGGGTTGGACCGCAGGTTTAATGTTTACACCTAATGATCGTTTCTCTTTTGGTTTTAACTATCGTTCTTTAATTAATATTGAAAGTACAGAAGGAACAGCTACATTCTCAAATTTCCCTAACTCTGCATTAACACCAGCAAACGGTGAAACTGGATTTACAGCGACACTTCCTTTACCAGCAGAAATCACTGTAGGACTTAGTCATAAGTTTTTTGACGATAAACTTTTACTTGCATTTGATTACAATCGTGCATTATGGAGTGAGTACGAAAGTCTAGATCTAGTTTTTGAAAATGGATCTACTTCTATCAATCCTAGAAACTACAAAGACTCTTCTTCATGGAGATTAGGTGCTCAATATTTAGCAACTGATAATCTTACCTTAAGAGCCGGATGGTACTATGATGAATCTCCTGTACAATCTGGTTATTTTGCGCCAGAGACACCACGTAACGACTCTTTAGGATACACCTTCGGACTTTCTTATCAAGTTAATTCTAAACTTGCTATCGATGCTTCATTCCTTTACTTAAGATTTAAGGAAGTAAATGAATCGTATGACTTCTTTACAGATCCGGGCGCTTCGGCACCTTCTTCTTTTGGTGGAACTTATAAATCACAAGCGCTTATTCCTGGTATAGGAGTAACATATAGCATGTAA
- a CDS encoding CBS domain-containing protein: MNIQEYIINDVKPLQVTDEVTVSQNIFSQLTYSHLPVMEDNIYIGCVSENDAHCFETGCTLKDVKYALDTFYVKTDTHWLDVLEAFAQHDCNVMPVLDDNNRYLGYYELKDILQLFNDSPFLYESGAVIVIEKGTTDYSFSEITQIIESNDSKLYGCFISGYNDHLTQITVKVSAENVNQVLQTFRRYSYEVISAAEEDTYLDNLKERSDYLNKYLNM; the protein is encoded by the coding sequence ATGAACATTCAAGAATACATTATTAATGATGTGAAACCGCTTCAGGTTACAGATGAGGTTACGGTATCTCAAAATATATTCTCGCAATTGACCTATTCACACCTTCCAGTAATGGAGGATAATATATATATAGGGTGCGTTTCTGAGAACGATGCGCATTGTTTTGAGACTGGATGTACTTTAAAAGATGTAAAATATGCGCTAGATACTTTTTATGTTAAAACAGATACTCACTGGTTAGATGTATTAGAGGCATTTGCACAGCATGATTGTAATGTGATGCCAGTACTGGATGATAATAATCGATACCTGGGTTACTATGAGCTTAAAGATATTTTACAGTTATTCAATGATTCTCCGTTTTTATATGAATCTGGTGCTGTGATTGTTATAGAAAAGGGGACAACAGATTATAGTTTTAGCGAGATTACACAAATTATTGAATCTAATGATTCTAAGTTGTATGGCTGTTTTATTAGTGGTTATAATGATCATTTAACTCAGATAACTGTTAAGGTAAGTGCAGAAAATGTAAATCAGGTTCTACAAACATTTAGAAGATATAGTTATGAGGTAATCAGCGCAGCAGAAGAAGATACCTATCTTGATAATCTTAAGGAGCGATCTGATTACCTTAATAAATACCTTAACATGTAA
- a CDS encoding OmpH family outer membrane protein produces MKNKIFVISIMAFMSFAFAKAQGGTRGIRVGFIDMEYILENVPEYQKASQQLEQKMGKWKQEIDAMSLEVQQMKDALQNERVLLTNELIEEKEEDIKIKEEELLNYQQKRFGPQGDFVLQKEQLIQPVQDQVFNEIRKIGSLKKYDYILDSSEAAMLYNAERHDLSDQVLKAIGRTAKIDSRNRGNDKEPTKEELREQEKEERYLSVEEAETVEQKEEAKEQLINDREKARLEKLRVRDSIKAARAAKFQKRRDSIIEARERRKDSILKAREAKKKANQKTPPGGE; encoded by the coding sequence ATGAAAAATAAGATTTTTGTTATCAGCATAATGGCCTTTATGAGTTTCGCTTTCGCGAAAGCGCAAGGAGGAACTAGAGGTATTAGAGTAGGTTTTATTGATATGGAATATATTCTCGAGAATGTACCAGAGTATCAAAAAGCGTCTCAACAACTAGAGCAAAAAATGGGTAAGTGGAAACAAGAAATTGATGCCATGAGTCTAGAAGTGCAACAAATGAAAGATGCTTTGCAAAATGAAAGAGTCTTACTAACTAATGAGCTTATTGAAGAGAAAGAAGAAGATATTAAGATAAAAGAAGAAGAGCTTTTAAACTATCAGCAAAAAAGATTCGGTCCTCAAGGTGATTTTGTTTTACAAAAAGAACAGCTAATACAACCAGTACAAGATCAAGTTTTTAATGAAATTCGTAAGATAGGAAGCCTTAAAAAATATGATTACATACTTGATAGTTCTGAGGCAGCAATGCTTTATAATGCAGAGCGTCATGATTTAAGTGATCAGGTTTTGAAAGCAATAGGTAGAACTGCAAAAATCGATTCTAGAAATAGAGGTAATGATAAAGAGCCTACTAAAGAAGAATTGAGAGAACAAGAGAAAGAAGAACGCTACTTATCTGTAGAAGAAGCAGAAACTGTAGAGCAAAAAGAAGAAGCAAAAGAACAACTAATAAATGATAGAGAAAAAGCAAGACTTGAGAAATTAAGAGTACGTGACTCTATCAAAGCAGCCAGAGCTGCAAAGTTTCAAAAGCGTAGAGATAGTATAATCGAGGCAAGAGAGAGACGCAAGGATAGTATACTAAAAGCACGTGAAGCAAAGAAAAAGGCAAATCAAAAAACGCCTCCAGGCGGTGAATAA
- a CDS encoding isoprenyl transferase, whose product MDKNVLHTHNIPQHVAVIMDGNGRWAKKQGLMRVRGHEKGAKAVRETVETCAELGIKNLTLYAFSTENWKRPKLEVDTLMRLLVSSLKKELPTLQKNNISLKAVGSLELLPKTAQKELQEVITATASNDHMNLTLALSYGSREELITVIKNVASKVKEGEIEIENINQDTINSLLYTNYMPDVDLLIRTSGEQRISNFLLWQIAYAELYFTDVLWPDFRKEHLIEALKNYQDRERRFGKTSEQL is encoded by the coding sequence ATGGATAAAAACGTACTACATACCCATAATATTCCACAGCATGTTGCTGTAATTATGGATGGTAATGGTCGCTGGGCAAAAAAGCAAGGTCTCATGCGAGTGCGAGGACATGAGAAAGGAGCAAAAGCTGTAAGAGAAACGGTGGAAACTTGCGCTGAGCTAGGTATTAAAAATTTAACGCTTTACGCTTTTAGTACAGAAAATTGGAAAAGACCTAAGCTAGAAGTGGATACTCTTATGAGATTGCTGGTTTCTAGTCTTAAAAAAGAACTTCCTACATTACAAAAAAACAATATTTCATTAAAAGCAGTAGGTAGTCTAGAATTATTGCCTAAAACTGCTCAAAAAGAACTTCAAGAAGTAATTACCGCTACTGCAAGTAATGATCACATGAATTTAACGCTAGCCCTTAGTTACGGGTCACGTGAAGAGTTAATTACTGTGATTAAAAATGTAGCAAGTAAGGTGAAAGAAGGTGAAATAGAAATTGAAAATATCAATCAGGACACCATAAATAGTTTGTTGTATACTAATTACATGCCAGACGTTGACCTATTGATTAGAACTAGTGGAGAGCAACGTATAAGCAACTTTTTGCTATGGCAAATCGCTTATGCAGAGCTTTATTTTACAGATGTGCTATGGCCTGATTTCAGGAAAGAACATCTTATAGAAGCATTAAAAAATTATCAAGACCGAGAACGTAGATTCGGTAAAACGAGTGAACAATTATAG
- a CDS encoding DUF6089 family protein, which produces MRLLLLVSFLFCFAFAKAQTYEVGLFAGGSNIIGDVGSTQFIDPVDLTVGGLFKWNRSDRHSFRASVIFSNMVGDDNDSDDVSRDLRGYKYNYNLIEASVGIEYNFWEWELYTGKPQIVPYIYTGITGFQYEAFRLDQVSNQLVEEDTDRGLAIPFILGVKYNIAPKLVLGLEAGVRYTFTDNLDGSNNEDFENVSFGNINNNDWYVFSGVTLTYAFGRKPCYCNF; this is translated from the coding sequence ATGCGTTTATTATTATTAGTTAGTTTTCTTTTTTGTTTCGCTTTCGCGAAAGCGCAAACCTATGAAGTAGGTCTATTTGCCGGTGGTAGTAATATCATAGGTGATGTAGGTAGTACTCAGTTTATTGATCCTGTAGATCTAACAGTAGGAGGTCTTTTTAAATGGAACCGTAGTGATCGTCACAGCTTTAGAGCATCGGTAATATTTTCTAATATGGTAGGTGATGATAACGATAGTGATGATGTTTCTAGAGATTTAAGAGGATATAAGTATAATTATAATCTTATAGAAGCGAGTGTAGGAATAGAGTATAATTTTTGGGAATGGGAACTTTACACTGGTAAACCTCAAATCGTGCCCTATATTTACACAGGGATTACTGGTTTTCAATATGAGGCATTTAGATTAGACCAAGTAAGTAATCAATTAGTAGAAGAAGATACAGATAGAGGATTAGCAATTCCATTTATTTTAGGAGTTAAGTATAATATTGCGCCTAAACTAGTACTAGGATTAGAAGCAGGTGTGCGATATACATTTACAGACAATCTAGATGGTAGTAATAACGAGGATTTTGAAAACGTGAGTTTTGGGAATATTAACAATAATGATTGGTATGTATTCTCTGGAGTGACGTTAACTTATGCATTTGGTAGAAAACCTTGTTATTGTAATTTTTAA
- a CDS encoding NAD kinase codes for MKKIAIYGQYLQDDSLSTITSVLEQLQLRDCKVYIEQDYVALIGNKVELNIAGTFKSLDTSYDLMISIGGDGTILRAVSYIGKLNIPVMGINTGRLGFLATLQSEELELAFTLLFNKKYRLSKRSLITATSQHSENHLAPDNFALNEVTVSRQNTTSMIQIETHLNGELLTSYWADGLIVSTPTGSTGYSLSCGGPVITPDTEALVITPIAPHNLNARPLVIPDDTVITVKVMGRENEFLASLDNRIASYPDETEITLKKADFTIDLIELEHVSFIKTIRHKLLWGEDKRN; via the coding sequence ATGAAGAAAATCGCTATTTACGGTCAGTATCTTCAAGACGATAGTCTTTCAACCATCACTAGTGTACTGGAGCAATTGCAGTTAAGAGATTGTAAAGTATATATAGAACAAGATTATGTTGCCCTTATAGGTAATAAGGTAGAACTGAACATCGCAGGGACATTTAAGTCATTAGATACCAGTTATGATTTAATGATTAGTATAGGTGGTGATGGTACTATATTAAGAGCTGTGTCCTATATAGGTAAGCTCAATATTCCGGTTATGGGAATAAATACAGGTAGGCTAGGTTTTCTTGCGACACTACAGTCTGAAGAGCTGGAACTGGCATTTACTTTATTATTCAATAAAAAATATCGTTTAAGTAAGCGTAGTTTGATCACGGCTACATCTCAACATTCAGAAAATCATCTAGCACCAGACAACTTTGCACTTAATGAAGTAACCGTAAGTAGGCAAAATACAACTAGTATGATCCAGATAGAGACGCACCTTAATGGTGAGTTGTTGACATCTTATTGGGCAGATGGGTTAATCGTTTCTACTCCAACAGGTTCTACTGGTTATAGTTTAAGTTGTGGTGGACCAGTGATTACACCAGATACTGAGGCATTAGTTATTACACCTATAGCACCTCATAACTTAAATGCACGACCTTTAGTGATCCCTGATGATACAGTTATTACCGTAAAAGTTATGGGTAGAGAAAATGAATTCTTAGCTTCTCTAGATAATCGTATAGCCTCATATCCAGATGAGACTGAAATCACTTTAAAAAAGGCAGATTTTACAATAGATTTAATTGAATTAGAGCACGTGAGTTTCATAAAAACCATCCGTCATAAATTACTTTGGGGAGAAGATAAACGCAATTAG
- a CDS encoding OmpH family outer membrane protein translates to MKQVKTLITAVVVMFLMAGINTVQAQATPSKVCHVASQELVEQLPQAKAADKQLRDLAKTYEATLGEMDKELQNKAEQLKSLAESRSDEENQRAYQELMAGQKKLEEYYQSSQQAMAQKRTDLLKPLYKKVRDAIQKVARAKGFDYVLDSTTGTGVIMADGYDITPDVKKELGITQ, encoded by the coding sequence ATGAAACAAGTAAAAACCCTTATAACAGCAGTAGTAGTGATGTTTCTTATGGCAGGAATCAACACAGTTCAAGCTCAGGCTACTCCTAGTAAAGTATGTCACGTAGCATCTCAAGAGTTAGTTGAACAACTACCTCAAGCTAAAGCTGCTGATAAACAACTAAGAGATCTTGCTAAGACTTATGAAGCAACTCTAGGTGAAATGGATAAGGAATTGCAAAACAAAGCAGAACAATTAAAAAGTCTTGCTGAATCACGTAGCGATGAAGAAAATCAACGTGCTTACCAAGAGCTTATGGCTGGTCAAAAGAAACTAGAAGAGTACTACCAAAGTTCTCAACAAGCTATGGCTCAAAAAAGAACAGATCTTTTAAAGCCATTGTATAAAAAAGTACGTGATGCTATTCAAAAAGTAGCTCGTGCAAAAGGTTTTGACTATGTACTAGACTCAACAACAGGTACAGGAGTAATCATGGCAGATGGCTATGATATCACGCCAGACGTAAAAAAAGAATTAGGTATTACTCAGTAA
- a CDS encoding pyridoxine 5'-phosphate synthase, whose amino-acid sequence MTALSVNVNKIATLRNARGGNVPDLIKCSLDIERFGAQGITIHPRPDERHIRYQDARDLKKVIQTELNIEGNPNEKFIALVDEVQPAQVTLVPDAVDAITSDAGWDTIKNEAYLTKIVKHFKDQGIRTSIFVDPSIEMVEGAAKTGVDRIELYTEAYAHQYPSDKQAAVAPYIKAAQKALDLGLGINAGHDLSLENMRYFKDNVPGLLEVSIGHALISESLYMGLENVVNMYKSRLTD is encoded by the coding sequence ATGACCGCACTTAGTGTAAATGTTAATAAAATAGCCACGCTGCGCAACGCTCGTGGAGGAAATGTACCTGACTTGATAAAATGCTCTCTTGATATAGAACGTTTTGGAGCGCAAGGTATCACCATACATCCTCGACCAGATGAAAGACATATCAGATATCAAGATGCCCGTGATCTTAAAAAGGTAATTCAAACAGAATTAAACATTGAAGGAAATCCCAATGAGAAGTTTATAGCGCTAGTTGACGAGGTACAACCAGCGCAAGTAACATTAGTACCAGATGCTGTAGACGCCATAACATCAGACGCAGGATGGGACACAATTAAAAACGAGGCTTATCTAACTAAGATTGTCAAGCACTTTAAAGATCAAGGTATAAGAACCAGCATATTTGTAGATCCATCAATAGAAATGGTTGAAGGCGCAGCAAAAACCGGTGTTGATCGCATAGAACTTTATACTGAAGCATATGCACATCAATATCCTAGCGATAAGCAAGCAGCAGTAGCCCCATATATTAAAGCTGCTCAAAAAGCGCTTGATTTAGGCTTAGGAATAAACGCAGGTCATGACCTATCACTAGAAAACATGAGATATTTTAAAGACAATGTACCTGGACTACTGGAGGTATCTATAGGCCACGCTCTTATATCCGAAAGCCTTTACATGGGTCTTGAAAATGTTGTGAATATGTATAAATCCAGATTAACCGACTAG
- a CDS encoding alpha/beta fold hydrolase, translated as MLHSIILGEGKPLVILHGFLGMADNWKTLGKEWSENGYEVHLIDQRNHGRSLHSVDFNYTLLAKDVHDYCIDHQLENINLIGHSMGGKVAMKVAADFPQLISKLVIADIAPKTYAPHHSDIINGLKSINFDEIKNRKDADEQLSKRIPDFGTRQFLLKSLYRIDKNRYGWRFNLEVLGDSQEMIGFQEPIQTQINIPTLFVRGANSGYINDNDFVIIEHAFAKADLKTIPNAGHWLHAEQPEIFYNTVTSFLTD; from the coding sequence ATGCTGCATTCAATCATTTTAGGAGAAGGAAAACCACTTGTTATTTTACACGGGTTTTTAGGCATGGCAGACAACTGGAAAACTCTAGGTAAGGAATGGAGTGAAAACGGTTATGAAGTTCATTTAATAGACCAGCGCAATCATGGACGTAGTTTACACAGTGTAGACTTTAACTACACACTACTTGCAAAAGACGTTCACGATTATTGTATAGATCACCAACTGGAGAATATCAATTTAATAGGTCATTCTATGGGCGGAAAAGTTGCTATGAAAGTGGCTGCAGACTTTCCACAGCTTATTAGTAAACTAGTTATCGCAGACATCGCCCCTAAAACCTATGCACCGCATCACAGTGATATTATTAACGGTTTAAAATCCATCAACTTTGATGAGATAAAAAATCGTAAAGATGCAGATGAGCAACTATCTAAACGTATTCCAGATTTTGGAACAAGACAATTCTTATTAAAAAGTTTATATAGAATAGATAAAAATAGATATGGATGGCGCTTTAATCTAGAAGTATTAGGTGATAGTCAAGAGATGATTGGTTTTCAAGAACCCATCCAGACTCAAATAAATATCCCTACACTGTTTGTTAGAGGTGCAAATTCAGGATACATTAACGATAACGATTTCGTAATTATAGAACACGCTTTCGCGAAAGCGGACTTAAAAACAATCCCTAATGCAGGACACTGGTTGCACGCAGAACAACCTGAAATTTTCTATAATACGGTCACAAGTTTTCTTACAGATTAA
- a CDS encoding BamA/OMP85 family outer membrane protein — translation MTRQLAHSLLIAVVFLLGTTIKAQQADTPIGNATKYKLGDITVTGSQTYNENTVIAFTGLRKGDEIYVPGQRLSDVVKKLWDLKLFSDIRFYKTSVIPDPDGGELEIINLELNIVEVPNLSNVEITGIKERKAKDLRDELKLTSGRKATENLVTNTRNFIENKYRDDGYLYADALVRVREVIDTTDQSTNRVDMKIDINKGEKVKVEEITFTGNQLIEDKKLRKAMKNTKRRNPFRLLKRSKYIEADYQEDLSSVLDMYKERGFRDARIIGDTLIKNSDKRISLDIEVEEGKKYYFGNIEFVGNTVYTDDQLRRILQVDKGDVYNGVAFYERISNPQDPDSDDISNQYQNTGYLFSSVNAVETRVYNDTIDFEVRIVEGEEAFFNNITVTGNTRTNDHVIYRNLQTTPGERYSRQKIINSIRELGQLGFFNPETINPQLKNVSQQDGTVDVEFELEEAGASQIELQGGYGGGGFVGTLGLRFNNFSLRNIFNGEAYEPVPMGDGQTLAIRAQASTIFRTYSLNFTEPWLGGKKPVSFNVSFSHSEQYRTTANFRDVDRSQRFLITGGTIGLAKRLEWPDNYFQFSQALSYQRYTVRNYSSQLFDFNTGYANNLAYTVGLSRNNVGVNPIFPTYGSSFSITAKFTPPYSLFNGIDYANLGEQEQYQTNGVADQEKIDRERLKFLEFYKIKFQGKWYTRLYDKLVLETNTEFGFLGAYNQDRGLVPFERFFVGGDGLGAFSLDGRDIVRLRGYDSPQAVTINSVDGDTVYNKFSFELRYPISLEQAASIYVLSFAEAGASYENFREYNPFEVKRSAGAGLRIFMPAFGLLGIDFGYGFDSPNNTISNDPSGWNVHFIIGQQF, via the coding sequence ATGACAAGACAGCTAGCACACTCGCTACTTATAGCAGTAGTATTTTTATTAGGAACTACTATAAAGGCACAACAGGCAGATACACCTATTGGAAACGCCACAAAATATAAACTAGGTGACATTACTGTAACAGGTAGCCAGACTTATAACGAAAACACCGTAATCGCTTTTACAGGTCTACGTAAAGGAGATGAAATCTATGTTCCAGGGCAGCGATTAAGTGATGTGGTTAAAAAATTATGGGATTTAAAGCTATTCAGTGATATTAGATTCTATAAAACCAGCGTGATTCCTGATCCAGATGGTGGTGAGTTAGAAATCATTAACCTTGAATTAAACATTGTTGAGGTACCTAATCTTAGTAATGTAGAAATAACTGGTATTAAAGAGCGCAAAGCTAAAGACTTAAGAGATGAACTTAAGCTTACCAGTGGTCGTAAAGCAACTGAGAACCTAGTTACTAATACACGTAACTTTATTGAGAATAAATATAGAGATGACGGTTATTTATATGCAGACGCGTTAGTACGTGTACGTGAAGTAATCGATACAACAGATCAAAGCACCAATCGTGTTGATATGAAAATCGATATTAACAAAGGTGAGAAAGTAAAAGTAGAAGAAATTACTTTTACTGGAAACCAATTGATTGAAGATAAAAAGTTGCGTAAAGCAATGAAAAATACAAAACGTCGCAATCCATTTAGATTATTAAAAAGGTCTAAGTACATTGAGGCAGATTATCAAGAAGATTTAAGTTCTGTTCTTGATATGTATAAAGAAAGAGGTTTTAGAGATGCACGTATTATAGGAGATACTCTTATAAAAAACAGTGATAAAAGGATTTCTTTAGATATAGAGGTAGAAGAAGGTAAAAAGTATTATTTCGGTAATATAGAATTTGTAGGAAACACTGTTTACACTGACGATCAATTAAGAAGAATACTGCAAGTAGATAAAGGAGATGTGTATAATGGAGTGGCATTTTATGAACGTATTAGCAATCCACAGGATCCAGACTCTGATGATATCTCAAATCAATATCAAAATACGGGTTACCTATTCTCATCTGTAAATGCTGTTGAAACACGAGTGTATAATGACACCATAGATTTTGAAGTACGTATAGTAGAAGGTGAAGAAGCCTTCTTTAATAACATCACCGTTACTGGTAACACTAGAACTAACGACCACGTCATTTATAGAAATTTACAAACCACGCCAGGTGAAAGATATTCTAGACAAAAAATTATTAACTCAATTCGTGAATTAGGTCAGCTAGGATTCTTTAATCCAGAAACGATTAATCCACAACTTAAAAATGTAAGTCAGCAAGACGGTACTGTCGACGTTGAATTTGAATTAGAAGAAGCAGGAGCTAGCCAGATCGAACTACAAGGTGGTTATGGTGGTGGTGGTTTTGTGGGTACACTAGGTTTACGTTTCAACAACTTTTCTTTACGTAACATTTTTAATGGTGAGGCTTATGAGCCAGTGCCTATGGGTGATGGCCAGACACTAGCGATACGAGCTCAAGCAAGTACCATATTTAGAACATATAGTTTAAATTTCACTGAACCATGGTTAGGTGGTAAGAAACCAGTTTCATTTAATGTGTCTTTTTCACATAGTGAACAATATCGAACTACAGCTAATTTTAGAGATGTTGATCGTAGTCAGCGATTCTTAATTACTGGAGGAACCATAGGTCTTGCAAAAAGATTAGAATGGCCTGATAATTATTTCCAATTTTCACAAGCATTATCTTATCAGAGATATACTGTTAGAAATTATAGTTCCCAACTTTTTGATTTTAACACAGGATATGCAAATAACTTAGCGTACACGGTAGGTTTAAGCAGAAATAATGTAGGTGTAAATCCTATATTCCCTACATATGGTTCTTCTTTTTCAATCACCGCTAAATTTACACCACCATATTCTCTTTTTAATGGGATAGATTATGCCAATCTAGGTGAGCAAGAACAATATCAAACTAACGGTGTAGCAGATCAAGAAAAAATAGATAGAGAACGATTAAAGTTTTTAGAGTTCTATAAAATAAAATTTCAAGGTAAATGGTATACTAGGCTTTATGATAAATTAGTTTTAGAAACAAATACAGAATTTGGATTCTTAGGAGCTTATAATCAAGATCGTGGTCTTGTACCATTTGAACGTTTCTTTGTAGGTGGTGATGGTTTAGGAGCATTTTCTTTAGATGGACGTGATATAGTAAGATTAAGAGGTTATGATAGTCCACAAGCAGTAACAATTAATTCGGTAGATGGTGATACGGTTTACAATAAATTCTCTTTTGAGTTGAGATACCCTATATCTTTAGAGCAAGCAGCATCTATTTATGTATTATCTTTTGCAGAGGCAGGCGCGTCGTACGAGAACTTTAGAGAATACAACCCATTTGAAGTTAAACGTTCTGCAGGTGCTGGATTGCGTATATTTATGCCAGCTTTTGGATTGTTAGGTATTGACTTTGGTTATGGATTTGATTCTCCTAATAATACAATCAGCAACGATCCTAGTGGATGGAATGTTCACTTCATCATCGGGCAACAATTCTAA